The following is a genomic window from Microcebus murinus isolate Inina unplaced genomic scaffold, M.murinus_Inina_mat1.0 scaf004_hap2_Mmur4.0, whole genome shotgun sequence.
caatctctacccagacctgaCAGGTCTCGAATAAAACACGCCTCCACCCTATAAtcctggggcagcctctgcagcTCCCCCGGCCCAGGAGGACGCGGGACCACCGGCAGCATGGCCGGCCTATGAAATCAGACAGCAGACTGGCCGGGCCCCAGACCCGGAGCCCTTAAAGGCGCTCCCTCTGAGAGCAGTGGGACCCCTAGGGAAGGACAGagcacagacattccaatattggccctcctctaccagtgatctttaCAATTGGAAGGCTCAAAACTCAAACTTCTCTGAGAACCCCAGAGATCTCATTAACCTTTTAGATTCTGTTCTTTTTACACATCAGCCCACttgggatgattgccagcagcTGCTCAAGGTGTTTTCaccacagaagaaagagaaagaattcagggggAGACACGGAAGCTGGCCCCGGGTGAAGATGGCAGACCTGCCACGAATCCACAGACCATTGATCAGACCTTCCCCCTTGAATGGCCACcctgggactacaatgaggctaaaggtagggagcgtctccaggtctaccgccagactctgatggccggtctccttatggcggcgcgaaagccgaccaatttggccaaggtaggagatgttcgtcaggggctggaggagagcccggcagcatacttagagaggatcatggaggtcttccggcagtacacccccatagatcccactatggaaggCAGCAAGCcactgttatgatggcgtttgttaatcaggcagccccagacatcaggcgcaaggtgcagagaatagatagattaggcaagaagactctgcaggacctgttagaagtggcagaaaaggtctataacaatagagaaacgccaaaagagaggttagagaggatcgggatagaagataggaaattccaagctggagaGGCGcgtaaagcaaacaaagaaatggcaaaaatccTGCTAGCCACCACGAGAGGGGGGCAGACAGggtcagaggagaggagaaggcccCAGCgagagaggctaggcaaggatcaatgtgctaattgcaaggagcatgggcactggGCCCGAGaatgccccaaaaagaaaggggggcgaagacttagaggtcctgaaaaagtcatggttgcaggacaggtgacagatgaATAGGAAAGACGGGGTTCagtccccctccccgaacctagggtaactttgcaagtagaggggaacccagtcagcttcctcataaaTACAGGAGctaaactatatcggtggaccacacgGCGGAGATTaaatttgggttcaggacaagtgagtcacgcctttatggtcatccctgagtgccccacaccgctactgggaagagacatccttaccaagcttaaggctatCAACAGCCCCAGGTCACTCAGATcttgaccctgacacaggcaaaTAAATATAGACTGTACCAGCCCATAAAGAGCAGAGAAAAAGGCATGGAACAATGGCTCTGTAAATTTCCCATGGCGTGGGCcaagacagggggcacaggatgggcaaaacaccggccgcctctttacgttgagttaaaacccggagccgagccagcccgagtcagacagtaccccatgtcccaggaagccagagtgggaattacgccccacattcagagactcctggacagtgggattctccggaaatgccagtcggcctggaacacccccctgttgccggtgaagaaaccggGGTATAAGGActaaaaggctcgacctctgtataaAGGGTGTAAGGCGGGGAGAGCATgagagtggactgtgcaaatggaagacgcttttcaagccctgagggcagccatgctaaaagccccggccctagcactccctgacaaaagagtttcacctgttcatagacgagaagaggggaatagctaAGGGCGTACTCACACAGGCCCTAGGGCCCTGGAAAAGGCCAGTGGcatacttgtaaaaaaaaaaaaaaaaattagatccggtggcggcgggGGTGGCCTGCGTGCCTGCGAATAATcgcagccacagccctgttggTCAAGGACGCTGACAAGCTTACTTTGGGGCAGAGACTGTTAACCACCACGCCACACGCTTTAGGAGTTCTAAAGCAGCCGCTAGGGTGATAGATCACAAATGCAAGGCTGACCCATTACCAAGGGCTCCTGCTTGATGCACCCCGAGTTGAGTTCCAAACCCCCACTGTCCTAAACCCCGCAATGCTTCTACCAAACCCCGATTCTGCCGCGCCTGAACACGACTGCCTCGAGATCTTGGCTGAGACCCAGATGGCTCGGCAGGAACTGCAGGACCGCCCCCTTCCGAGCAGCGACCTAACTTGGTTCACGGACGGGAGCAGTTTCGTCCGCGATGGACACAGGTATGCGGGGGCGGCCATAGTCTATGATCAAggcaaacttgtctgggcggcatgccttccACAGGGAACATCTGCCCAAAAGGCAGAATTGATCGCACTGACAGAAGCTCTTAGTCGGGCCCGAGGGAAGAGGCTGACAGTATATACTGACAGCTGCTATGCTTTTGgtactgtgcacatacatggagccctctacagagaaagggggttcatcacagcagaagggaaggagattaAGCACAAGCCCGAAATACTCCACTTGCTAGAAGCTGtcttgctgccaaaggcagtggcggtagtccacaccCCTAGACATCAGGGTGGAGACTCACTGGAGGCACGGGGCAATCGAAGGGCAGATGCCGAGGCTAAAAGAGCAGCAAAAGGCGCTGCGCCACCCCACATTCTGCATATAAGCCTACCACCCCTGGGCATGGGACAGAtacctcctctgccagactactCCAGCGCAGATGAAGCCTGGGCTACAAAACAGCTAAATGTGCAAAAAGACGAAGAACGCCGCCTGATAGTGCCAGAGACTTTGGGACGTCACCTGTTAACGCACCTACACCAGACCAcacatttaagaaagagaaaaatgctacAACTATTAAACACCGCCCAGCTTAGGTTCATGTCGCAGGGACGAGTGGCGAGCGACATCGACCGGGACTGCCAAGCCTGTCAAGTCATGCATCCGGGGAGGGCCaaagggacccacgcaggtacgagggaaagggggaggcagccagggctgtTCTGGGAAGTAGATTTTACAGAAGTAAAGCCTGGAAAATATGGGACCAGTATCTGCTAGTTATGGTGGATGCGTTCTCCGGgtgggtagaggctttccccactaAGAGAGAGACTGCTCTAACggtagccaagaaaatattagaaaaaaaaatagttcctagGTATGGACTGCTAGAAGGaataggatcagataatggacctgcttttgtcagccaagttagtcagggactggcccaggctctgggacCAATTGGAAACTGCATTGTGCCTAtaacccccagagctcagggcaggtggagagaatgaacagaacaataaaggagactctgactaaattggccctagagactggcggggactgggtgaccctccttcccttcgccctgttctgagcccggaacaccccctatcatttaggtttaaccccctttgaaatcatgtatggcactccTCCGCCCGTGGTCCCCAGGGTGAGCCCCGAGGCTCTCCCAAAACACCCCAAACACGTGTTGCAAGCCGTACAAGCTCTGCAGCGCGTTCACAGCCGAGTGTGGCCGGCCCTCCGCGCCATATAccaggccacagggctgggggcgggtaGTGCTGAACATTCTTATCACCCACACCAGTCGGGGGACTGGATGTGGGTAAAAAGACATAACAGCAAAACCCTCGAGCCTAAATGGAAGGGCCCCTTTCAAGTTATCCTTGTTACTCCCACTGCCCTCAAGGTGGATGGAATATcaacctggatacaccactcccacgtgaggtCGGCTAGCAAGAGCGACCAAGAGCAGTGCCAGAGCCAGTGGAAGGCAACGGTGGATCCGGAGAACCCCCTAAAGACCAGGCTGACCCGAGTGACACCAGCATAGATGAACTTAGTGACTCCAGTCCTCTTTGGAGTACTGGTCATACTAGTTGGAGTCGGACTTGGGACTGTAGCACCTAGAGGTTGGACTCCGTCGCAGAGATGCATGCTAggcttgttttatatcttttatgtggGTGCTTTGGGGTTACtttgcttgtggccaggagtgtGGCAACCGTGATAAATAGCAATCCCCACCAACCTCATAACCTCACATGAGAGATTGCCAATCAAGAGACTCATAAAGTCTAGAATGTGACTTCAGGGGTAGGCCCCGTAAACGGATGGTGGCCAGACCTTATGtttaacctagaagaaataagcCCCATCAGCGTGAGTGAGCCCCCAGGGGCGCCCGGCCCTCGGCCAAGTGGGATTGTGTCACCACAGGCAGTAGGGCCCAACCAGATGCTGCACCCACGGCCGGCCACGGTGCACCCCAAACCAGTGATAAAGTTAGGGACAAACTCACTCACCCTAGGGAGCCCCATAAGCACGGTGCCTAAGTAAAACTTAGAGATCCTCTGTGAAAGATGTTGACAGCTGCATACGAAGCAGTGAGAATGGCCGTCAATTTCAACCTCTCCACAGAAGCCTCCCCTAGGTCATGTCAATGGGACCGTAAAGGCCCTGGTCTCACTTTTCAGTCAGTTCTTGGCAAGGGGACCTGCCTGGGAACAGTGCCACTCAGCCATGCACAGCTCTGTGCCGGGGGTAACAGTAATaaatcaaacaggaaaaaaaaaaatgggtcattCCCGGGCCAAGTGGATGGTGGATTTGCTCCAAAACCAGTTTAACCCCTTGCCTTAGCCTATCAGtttttaataaatctaaaaatactgtgttatggtgttagtgttccctaAAATAATATACCATACAGTAGAGACCATATACACCAGCAGGGCAGGCCAAGGGGTCACTAAcctaattttccaaaaaaaaaagagaaccccTTGCAGCCATTACCCTGGCCACACTTTTTGGCttgggggcaataggagcagggacTGGTATCTCCTCCCTAGCGATGCAACAGAGAGGGTTCAGCACCTTGAGAGCAGCCATTAATAAAGACATTGCAAAAATAGAAGAGTCTATCTCCCATCTAGAAAAGTCTCTGACCTCCCTGTCCGAAGTAGTACTACAAAATCGGAGGGGGCTATATCTAGTGTTCCTTCAACAGGGGGGACTATGTGCTGCCCTCCAAGAAGAGTgctgtttctatgcagaccacacAGGAGTCGTCAGGGAATCTATGGCTAAAGTTAGAAAAGAGCTTGCCTGCCACAAGCGGGAAAACGAGCTGCAGGCAGGTTGGTTTAAATCTTGGTTTAACAGCTCCCCTTGGCTAACTACCCTTATCTCAACGCTATTAGGACCACTAGTAATTCTGCTCTTAGTCTTTACATTCGGACCCTGcatattaaacaagataataaccTTTGTAAAAGAAAGGGTTAATACAGTACAGCTTTTAGTGTTGCAGCCGCAGTATCAAAAGCTCTAGTCAGGTAGCACAGACTTGAAACCTTTAGAAGACCCAagagacgagcaagagtgctcgacCAGCTTctaaagaaaggggggaatgtgaggggtcgagacattgcacacctgcaaggcccacaccccagtgaagccggaactaacatccggcttctggaaactgttgcttgcttgccatggaaaccgttgcttgcttgcttgattgcgccaactttgcattgttcggacccctgtatagtggggctgtcagccaaccaatcatgttaaaggtcaatgcatgatccacgcgtgatcagccactgcatagcatatgcaccatagggataaaaggcacgctgcaaccccagtcggggtccttgcctgcaagagtgaccactgtgttggtgctctggggcttggaccctggctagccagaaaataaacctcctcttgtgtaattacatcctcgatgtctctgcttttctgtccggtggggctgtggaaggtctgTCCCTAACATTATGACCCTGCCCTGGTCGCCCCACAATGCAGGGGACACGGAGAGCTGCATTAGGGAACCACCCAGACGACTCCCACTGGACCACAGATGCCCCAGAGGATGAGACGGGGCGCCCGTGGTTCCTGCTGCAGCCCAACCCCGCTCTAAGCCACAGGGGACTGAGGGCCGAGCCGGCCTAATGGGTCCTTTGTCTGCAGACTCCGGGTCTGGCGGGAAGCCGGGGTCCTGCCACACCCAGTTCCATGGGGTTCCAAACTCCCTAGCACAGACGGCCACGCACACTCACCATTTTGTGACTTCTGTGGTGCCCTGGGATCCTTCTGGCAGACGTTTCAGAACCCGCAGGTCATAGGCAAACTAAGGCTGAGGGTCACCTGAGTTAACCTGAGTTTCCCAAAGCAAAGAAGAAGGAGCACTGAAAACAAGTGCATCATGGAGGACCGGAATATGACAAAGGCATGGCCAGGTCCCGGAAGTCCCGCCCTCCCAATGCATGCCTGATTGGACAGTTCCAGTCCCAGGATTTCTAATTGGTTTGGGCTCTAGGCCACACCCCTTAGAGCCCTGACTGACATATAATGGGATCCCACCTACTAATGGCGGCAACCAGGGCTTTCTCTCTGCACTGGGACCTGGGGCCACCTAAAGGAAATTTGCATTAAACCTTGTATACAGGTTATAttcaagctgggcatggtggctcatgcctataatcctagcactctgggaggccaagtgggaggattagaaagaaattagccaaacaagtaaaaaaaaaaaatcagccgtgCATGAAGGTGCATGCCAGGAGTCCcacctgctcaggaggctgaggcaggaagatcctttgagtccaggagtttgaggttgctgtgagctaggctgacgccagggcactctacccTGGGGACACTCTAGCCccgtgacagagcaagactttttctaaaaagaaaattattatatccacttaaaaataatttatatcatattCAAAATTGGAAATTGTAtgatgacaaacattttaaaatgtaagattcagtaaaagttgtatttttttatattttaacttttcttacaCATTCTGGTAGGTTTGGGAATTTTCTGCTGTCCTGGTCTGTTTGTCTGCTTTCATTAACCCCACACTGCTAtaactgtaaggctggtggccggtcccctcccttccctagatcaaaaaagaaaaggttcatgagaccagacccggcaaggacaaaactgccaggccctgctgagaggaaccacacccagatgtccgcCTAGATAAGAACATTTTCgctcttggattccacaaatacctccagcccctcctaaaatcccaagctcttcctgccaaaagtccctagccaggcccaaaggatataaaaggcctcagccccttcaaaggGTGGCAACTTCTGGggtccccctctcttggggccccagaacctcatccaagagtgtataataaagccacgtggtttggctcccattctttctctctctgtgtctgtcttttcttttcgccaccaccgaaaaaccttacattaACTATAGAACATTTTAACGTGTTTTAATATCTTATTGGAGCAGAACACCTCATTGTGTGTTTTCCTCAGGAATTTTGACTATCCTTACACATTTGTTCTTCCATGTGCAATTTGCAAAATCATTGCTAGCTTTATGAAAACTGGCAGAATTTATTATGAAATCTAATACAATGTTGAAGATAGCTTAAGGTTAAAGGacctttttatattattgattttgtttctatttaaaaacaagacataactctccatttctttaagtctgtttatatatttcaggaatgctttattattttgtttatatagacTGTGCATTTCCCATTATATTTGTTACAgagtaattgtatttttatttttaaaatttattttacattatactCTTTCATTCCACCCTCACACTGTACTGATGAGTTATTGTGAATTATACACAGGCTACTGTCTGGCTTCCCGCTGCTGGCCTCATCCcctgttgggagctgtcccgaacatGGGAGAGTTaaaagtgcggttgctgcccggaacactggggtccttgagacacagcacctggcgccttgactcatagctctgacattcttgtcctttcttctagctcacagAGGGTGCTAGAGataacagtagcagttatagaaggtcactgaaataatcctgtgcacacagccctcgtagcttatagcccccctaggccctgcacactcctttctcagatttgttaattacgcttgggtgctctttccttgaactgtctgagtgatcatagttgagtatttgtagcttttttgatatcagaaaaaagttaagttgtagattagaaaactgcttaagcgagggaaaggactatcaaagtgacgtaaggttaaaagaaacaagaactgttttgttttctgatttaatgaagacatgcaccacctgttcctttgcattttgcttctcctttgttcttatctgtataaatacagcaactgaaataaacgaggtGCGGCAGTCAGCAAGGACTCTGTCCTCCggtccccatctttttgttgtctcttcatttctcagcatcgccccctaactccaggtgccacACGGCTCCGGCAATCCcctgctgggcagggcagggagggcactagTTAACTAGGTAACAAAGTATGCATCCGGGTGTTAATACAACCAGCACTAGAAGCctgtgggaggcagggctgcAAGAGCAGGAATCATAGCAGCAGTGGGTTACCTATGCCCCACATCCTCCAGGAAACCATTGTGCCAGCCCCAAGCTGGCACTGCAGGGCAGGACCCATGGCACCTACAGCGACCTCTGCTTTCACTGGTGGCCACAACCCCACAGGTGCCACAGTATGGAGAGAACTCTGCTGTGTGCTGGTGTGCCCTTTGCTGAGAGttagaggaaggaaataaaagagaatgaaaaagaatgtagCTTGGAGGAGGGGTCCTGAATGGCCAGGCCTGCAGTGGGGGGTGTCTGTATGCTGGCCACAGTGCCACTATGTATACTGGGATGGATAAGCAGAGGGTGCCTGTGGGACTGTCCTCTGTGGAACAGCCCTGTCAGGTCAGAGGGGTTTGTGCAACCATGGGGAACACTAAGCGCTGGTCGCAGGGGGCCTGCCAAACTCCTTCCCAGTGTGTATTTCCCTCACCCCCAGTCATCCCTGGCTCCCTGCCTGGAGCCTCCATATCCGCCTCAACCTTGCTCATAACTTCCTCCAGGAAGTTCACCAGCACTTGGTGAAAGGTGAAGCCACTACCTGTGAGAGTACCCGAAAGTGCCCAGTTTGTGTATCTCATTAAGCTGGGCTGCCACAGGGAAAATCTCAAGAGGAAGTGGACCTGGAGAAGAGCAAAGGAGAGCAACCTGGATGGATTTGTTTGCCCAGGACAGGAGCCTAGGGGGCATGAGGAGtaggaactaaaataaaattttaagggtGCTCCCCACAGGCTAACCAAATGGAcacctcttggccaagaggataACCTACACCTCAGTTACaagccatgagaagggaggtcagaggtGTCTTGTCATGGTCCTCTCCCTTCTTAGAGATATCTCTTGTAAATCATTATGAGGACTAAGTCTatgtaagacaaacctgcagATCCTCTAATTACACAACAAATAGGTACTACTCTGTTTAGCAGACtttctttatttaacttaaaacattccagggatttagacaaagcttcatttctttaaccaattacaagtcaaagagtctttaaacaaaCCTATAAGCTGTAACCACCTCCCACTTTGAGATGTCTTACTTTTTCATACAAACAAACATATGTCTTCTacatattgatttataatttaccttcaatccctgtctccctgaaaagtataaaacaaaactttaaccCAACCATGGCAAGtacacttgctcaaggcttcttgggcattgCTTGggtcatagtcctcaaatttggctcagaataaacctctttaaattatttgacagaattttgcttcttttccattgacaccagGCACCAAGCTGCAGGCCAGCCCTTCAACTTCACTATCCTGGAATCCCTGGATCAGATTTAGGAGACATTCCAGTTCCTGCAGTTGCAGTATCACCACCTTCAAATGGAATGTGAGAAACCGGTAagtgaaaagacagaaattgggAGGCACGATGTGATGTATTATGAAATGTCATATGGATTAAACACTGAAATGCACAAACAGGCTGAAATCACCAAGAAATTGAATGTGACATGTACACAAATCATCCCATCTCTGTCTCAGGAACATCAACAACAGGTGACCCGGCCCTCAGGCCTGCCAAACTAGTGACCATGGCAGAGTTGAATGTCATCCTTGTGCAACAGCAGTCGCAATGTCAGTGTGTGTCACAGTACCACAGACCACCAATACCCCTAATGTCTCAGGCTTAGGGACCTCTTCCTCCAGAAAACCTGCCCATCTAGGGCAGTCTCCACCTTCTAGCACTGTCTAGTGCTCTGAGTGGGCGGTCTCACTTGACATTAAAGGATTACAAGAAGCACCACTATGCAGAGCACCACAAAGATAGAGTGTTGAGCACAAATAATGCCCTCTTGGGCCCAGACAGTCTAAAAGGCAcagataaatgcaaaaatttacCTGAGTTTTCTGACTAATTCAAGAAAATGAAGGTTAATGATAAAGACTCCAGCTTTCACCAGTGATGGTGACAAAAAAATGTGACAataggccgggcccggtggctcatgcctgtaatcctagctctctgggaggccgaggcgggcggattgctcaaggtcaggagttcgaaaccagcctgagcaagagcgagaccccgtctctactataaatagaaagaaattaattggcctataaatatacatataaaattagccgggcatggtggcgcatgcctgtagtcccagctacttgggaggctgaggcagaaggattgcttgagcccaggagattgaggttgctgtgagctaggctgatgtcacggcactcactctagcctgggcaacaagcgagactctgtctcaaaaaaaaaaaaaaaatgtgacaacTAATTGTGGATGTGTCTTTTGAGGACCGTTCTCAAAAACAATCACTGTCCATTCAGATTTGGAAAATCAAACTAACAAAAATTGTAAGCCAAAGAAAGATGCTTGTAGCAGCCCAGCCTCATGTCCACCTTGGGAAGTTCCGCTTCTTTGAAATCCAAAGAAAGGAGCTTGCATGAAAAAGCCAGCAAGCCTGTTCTTTAATACAGCACACCAACACCTTAAAGCAATGTGCCAATGCTGGGCATCAATGCCACTCCAGGAGTTGGTCCAGGCCACAACATGCCTCCAGTTAGGGACCACCTCATTAACCAAATGGCAGCTTGTTTGAGAACATGCCTGGAAATGACCAGCTCTGAACACTGCTATATTTGGGATGGTCCCCAAAACTAGTAAGAACAGCAAGCTGACCAGAACAAGTGCCACTTACAAAAGGCTGCACATCATGTTTCCCCAGATAAGTGTGGTGGCTGCAGGAATGACCTAAGTATGCTTCCCAATGAGTGGGGTTTGATCCTCTACCTCACATGAGAGTACCTGTCCTGCCTCCAAACTTAGTAAGAATCCCTAGGTGGAAACCTGCATATTCCTTCTACATTACTGCAATGTTTCTGATGCAACCTGTTCCCTTTAACCTCATGTCCTCATTGGAACTTGAATCCCTCAGAATGCTCACCAGATCACCATCCTCAACCAGGATGAACATCCACAACCCCACGAGACATGTGTACATGAGTAGGAAGGGTTGCATCAAGATCTGGGACATCAATCCCCTGGCAATAAGAGTTCTGTTTCTCAGCTTGACTgtctaaataaagatatttatatccaTTTCTATAATTGCTACCTGATTGTGGCACTCTGGTAGTGAGGGAGAGGCCAGTACTTTGCCCATTTGAGACCTGGCAGGTCAGACCTCATGCATCAAAGCAGAACTGACGTCCTCAGCTGCTACCTGCTATCCCCTGGCCATCAGCCTGAATTCCAAGGTCTGCTTCTCATGCTGTAATGTCCCAGATCTGCACAACCAGACACTAATGAGACAGTTCCAGGGCCACATAGATACAGTCAGGTGTATTGACATTTGTAATGATGGCACCAAGTTCTGGGGAACAGTTTGGACAGCACTGTCAGATCCTGGGAATTGTGTGAGGATGACAGCTGCAGCAGAATGACTACAACTCCCAGATCTTCTCCCTGGGATACTGCCCCATTAGGGAGTGGCTGGCTGTGGGCATGGAGAACAGCAATATGGAGATGTTGCTAGTATAATATGGAGATGGTCCTCTCATTTTCAGAGACATGGGACCCCACCCACAGCCatctttgactcttttgtaaGGGAAACAAAAGAGTCCCTTATCTCTTGTAAGGGAAACCCTAGACCTCAGGCCCCTCATGAGAATTATAAGATGTGTGAGACCCAGGGATCTGTCAGTCATCTCTAGCTACAGTCCTCAGAATCTCC
Proteins encoded in this region:
- the LOC109730246 gene encoding uncharacterized protein LOC109730246, with protein sequence MLLPNPDSAAPEHDCLEILAETQMARQELQDRPLPSSDLTWFTDGSSFVRDGHRYAGAAIVYDQGKLVWAACLPQGTSAQKAELIALTEALSRARGKRLTVYTDSCYAFGTVHIHGALYRERGFITAEGKEIKHKPEILHLLEAVLLPKAVAVVHTPRHQGGDSLEARGNRRADAEAKRAAKGAAPPHILHISLPPLGMGQIPPLPDYSSADEAWATKQLNVQKDEERRLIVPETLGRHLLTHLHQTTHLRKRKMLQLLNTAQLRFMSQGRVASDIDRDCQACQVMHPGRAKGTHAGGWNINLDTPLPREVG